In Chlorocebus sabaeus isolate Y175 chromosome 5, mChlSab1.0.hap1, whole genome shotgun sequence, one genomic interval encodes:
- the PRSS21 gene encoding testisin isoform X4: protein MRRPEAMLLLLTLALLGGPTWAGKMYGPGGGKYFTTTEDYDHEITGLRVSVGLLLVKSVQVKLGDTWDVKQGASGGNIQEVTLQPGEYITKVFVAFQAFLRGMVLYTSKDRTFYFGKLDGQIFSAYPSQEGQVLVGIYGQYGLLGIKSIGFEWNYPLEEPTTEPPVTLTSP, encoded by the exons ATGCGCCGGCCAGAGGCCATGCTGCTGCTGCTCACGCTTGCCCTCCTGGGGGGCCCCACCTGGGCAGGGA AGATGTACGGCCCTGGAGGAGGCAAGTATTTCACCACCACTGAAGATTACGACCATGAAATCACAGGGCTGCGGGTGTCTGTGGGTCTTCTCCTGGTGAAAAG TGTCCAGGTGAAACTTGGAGACACCTGGGACGTGAAACAGGGCGCCTCAGGTGGGAATATCCAGGAAGTCACCCTGCAGCCAGGCGAATACATCACAAAAGTCTTTGTCGCCTTCCAAGCTTTCCTCCGGGGTATGGTCCTGTACACCAGCAAGGACCGCACTTTCTATTTTGGGAAGCTCGATGGCCAGATCTTCTCTGCCTACCCCAGCCAAGAGGGGCAGGTGCTGGTGGGCATCTATGGCCAGTATGGACTCCTTGGCATCAAGAGCATTGGCTTTGAATGGAATTATCCACTAGAGGAGCCGACCACTGAACCGCCAGTTACTCTCACAAGCCCATGA